From a single Podarcis raffonei isolate rPodRaf1 chromosome 10, rPodRaf1.pri, whole genome shotgun sequence genomic region:
- the LOC128422498 gene encoding retinoic acid-induced protein 3-like: MTSQPVCQGLDRDYDFLCDTKDYWGVVVESFATAGAVVTAILIVVLVFLVCKVQDNTKRSLIPVQFLFLLGTLGIFGLTFAFIIRLNERTAPTRFFLFGVLFALCFACLLAHAFDLIKLVRGRRPFSVLALLVFAISLTIVQIIIAIQYVAINSQELRALNSTQGLTQKSRVDFVLLLIYVLFLIALLFVVSTFVFCGSYRRWKRHGTHTFFTALFSIGIWVAWISVFMTDFGKRPEWDDPTISIALVANGWVFLMIYAVPELCFLTTPRKPGDYPPENDACQPKVLKKTYGVENRAYAQEDNAQVPNANSGPSYPPYSTHFQLQNLEPQQDFSIPRPKTRTSPYQEYSGGKGVK, from the exons ATGACCTCCCAACCAGTCTGTCAAGGCTTAGATAGAGACTATGACTTCCTCTGTGACACCAAGGACTATTGGGGCGTTGTTGTGGAATCCTTTGCTACCGCTGGTGCTGTCGTCACAGCCATCCTGATCGTTGTGCTCGTTTTCCTTGTATGTAAAGTCCAAGACAACACAAAGCGAAGCCTGATCCCTGTCCAGTTCCTCTTCCTTCTGGGCACTCTAGGAATCTTTGGCCTCACTTTTGCCTTCATTATAAGGCTCAACGAGAGGACTGCCCCCACCCGCTTCTTTCTTTTCGGGGTCCTCTTCGCCCTCTGCTTCGCCTGCCTCCTGGCCCATGCCTTCGACCTCATCAAGCTGGTGAGAGGAAGACGCCCATTTTCGGTACTGGCGCTGCTGGTTTTCGCCATCAGCCTGACCATTGTGCAGATTATTATCGCCATACAGTACGTAGCCATCAACAGCCAAGAGCTGAGAGCCCTGAACTCCACGCAAGGTTTGACACAAAAAAGCCGCGTGGACTTCGTTCTGCTTCTCATCTACGTGCTTTTCCTGATAGCCCTCCTCTTTGTGGTCTCCACTTTTGTTTTCTGTGGGTCATACAGAAGGTGGAAGAGGCATGGCACACACACCTTCTTCACAGCCCTGTtctccataggcatctgggtggcgTGGATCAGTGTGTTCATGACAGACTTTGGGAAAAGGCCAGAATGGGACGATCCCACTATCAGCATTGCTCTGGTAGCTAATGGATGGGTCTTCCTGATGATCTATGCAGTGCCTGAGCTCTGTTTCCTCACCACGCCACGGAAGCCCGGAGACTACCCTCCGGAGAATGATGCCTGCCAGCCTAAAGTCCTGAAAAAAACCTACGGAGTAGAGAACCGAGCCTATGCTCAGGAAGACAACGCACAAG TTCCAAATGCAAACAGTGGTCCTTCATATCCTCCATATTCAACTCACTTCCAGCTGCAG AACCTTGAGCCCCAGCAGGATTTCTCCATCCCACGGCCGAAAACCCGAACCAGCCCATACCAAGAGTATTCTGGAGGGAAAGGTGTCAAGTAG